One window from the genome of Tachysurus vachellii isolate PV-2020 chromosome 5, HZAU_Pvac_v1, whole genome shotgun sequence encodes:
- the gsk3ab gene encoding glycogen synthase kinase 3 alpha b isoform X2 — translation MSGSGRPRTSSFAEPPGAPGAAAAAAGSAVAGGSASGKSGAAQASGATSTGFGNLKLGRDSGKVTTVVATPGQGPDRPQEVSYTDIKVIGNGSFGVVYQARLSDSQEMVAIKKVLQDKRFKNRELQIMRKLDHCNIVRLRYFFYSSGEKKDEVYLNLVLDYVPETVYRVARHFNKAKTTIPIIYVKVYMYQLFRSLAYIHSQGVCHRDIKPQNLLVDPDTAVLKLCDFGSAKQLVRGEPNVSYICSRYYRAPELIFGATDYTSNIDIWSAGCVLAELLLGQPIFPGDSGVDQLVEIIKVLGTPTREQIREMNPNYTEFKFPQIKAHPWTKVFKPRTPQEAISLCSRLLEYTPVTRLSPLEACAHAFFDELRQPNARLPSGRELPMLFNFSPVELSIQPQLNPTLIPPHARSQTTPVSHEGSMSDSSAQSSSAPGALSNSS, via the exons ATGAGCGGCAGCGGGCGGCCCAGGACCAGCTCGTTTGCCGAACCGCCGGGGGCTCCGGGAGCAGCTGCTGCCGCTGCCGGAAGCGCCGTTGCCGGTGGAAGCGCTTCAGGAAAGTCCGGGGCTGCTCAGGCCTCTGGCGCTACTTCGACTGGCTTTGGAAACTTGAAGCTCGGCA GGGACAGTGGGAAGGTGACCACAGTGGTAGCCACACCTGGACAAGGTCCAGATCGCCCACAGGAAGTGTCCTACACAGACATTAAAGTGATCGGAAATGGCTCATTTGGAGTGGTGTATCAGGCCCGGCTCAGCGACAGCCAGGAGATGGTGGCAATCAAGAAGGTGCTGCAGGACAAGCGGTTTAAG AACCGAGAACTACAGATTATGCGCAAACTGGACCACTGCAACATTGTTAGGCTACGCTACTTCTTCTATTCCAGTGGAGAGAAG AAAGATGAAGTGTATTTGAATCTGGTACTGGATTATGTACCCGAGACTGTGTACAGAGTTGCACGCCACTTCAACAAGGCCAAGACCACCATACCCATCATCTACGTCAAA gtGTATATGTATCAGTTATTCCGCAGTTTGGCATATATCCATTCCCAAGGCGTCTGCCACAGAGACATCAAACCACAAAACCTGCTAGTGGACCCCGACACTGCTGTTCTCAAGCTGTGTGATTTTGGAAG CGCAAAGCAGTTAGTTCGTGGCGAGCCCAACGTTTCGTACATCTGCTCACGGTATTACCGCGCCCCAGAACTCATCTTCGGAGCCACAGATTACACCTCCAACATTGATATCTGGTCAGCTGGCTGTGTTTTGGCAGAGTTACTGCTGGGGCAGCCCATTTTCCCCGGTGACAGCGGAGTTGACCAGCTAGTTGAAATCATTAAG GTTTTGGGCACGCCAACAAGAGAACAGATCCGGGAAATGAATCCCAACTATACGGAGTTCAAATTCCCTCAGATCAAAGCGCATCCCTGGACTAAG GTGTTTAAACCCAGGACGCCCCAAGAGGCCATTTCTCTGTGCTCTCGTTTGCTGGAATACACACCTGTGACACGTCTCTCTCCGCTGGAGGCCTGTGCTCACGCGTTCTTCGACGAGTTGCGCCAGCCCAACGCTCGCCTACCCAGCGGCCGAGAGCTACCCATGCTCTTCAACTTCAGCCCTGTGG AGCTGTCTATCCAGCCACAGTTGAACCCCACTCTCATTCCTCCTCATGCTCGGTCGCAGACGACGCCCGTTTCTCACG AAGGCAGCATGTCGGACAGCTCAGCCCAGTCCAGCTCTGCACCGGGAGCCCTGAGCAACAGCTCCTGA
- the gsk3ab gene encoding glycogen synthase kinase 3 alpha b isoform X1, producing MSGSGRPRTSSFAEPPGAPGAAAAAAGSAVAGGSASGKSGAAQASGATSTGFGNLKLGRDSGKVTTVVATPGQGPDRPQEVSYTDIKVIGNGSFGVVYQARLSDSQEMVAIKKVLQDKRFKNRELQIMRKLDHCNIVRLRYFFYSSGEKKDEVYLNLVLDYVPETVYRVARHFNKAKTTIPIIYVKVYMYQLFRSLAYIHSQGVCHRDIKPQNLLVDPDTAVLKLCDFGSAKQLVRGEPNVSYICSRYYRAPELIFGATDYTSNIDIWSAGCVLAELLLGQPIFPGDSGVDQLVEIIKVLGTPTREQIREMNPNYTEFKFPQIKAHPWTKVFKPRTPQEAISLCSRLLEYTPVTRLSPLEACAHAFFDELRQPNARLPSGRELPMLFNFSPVELSIQPQLNPTLIPPHARSQTTPVSHGSMSDSSAQSSSAPGALSNSS from the exons ATGAGCGGCAGCGGGCGGCCCAGGACCAGCTCGTTTGCCGAACCGCCGGGGGCTCCGGGAGCAGCTGCTGCCGCTGCCGGAAGCGCCGTTGCCGGTGGAAGCGCTTCAGGAAAGTCCGGGGCTGCTCAGGCCTCTGGCGCTACTTCGACTGGCTTTGGAAACTTGAAGCTCGGCA GGGACAGTGGGAAGGTGACCACAGTGGTAGCCACACCTGGACAAGGTCCAGATCGCCCACAGGAAGTGTCCTACACAGACATTAAAGTGATCGGAAATGGCTCATTTGGAGTGGTGTATCAGGCCCGGCTCAGCGACAGCCAGGAGATGGTGGCAATCAAGAAGGTGCTGCAGGACAAGCGGTTTAAG AACCGAGAACTACAGATTATGCGCAAACTGGACCACTGCAACATTGTTAGGCTACGCTACTTCTTCTATTCCAGTGGAGAGAAG AAAGATGAAGTGTATTTGAATCTGGTACTGGATTATGTACCCGAGACTGTGTACAGAGTTGCACGCCACTTCAACAAGGCCAAGACCACCATACCCATCATCTACGTCAAA gtGTATATGTATCAGTTATTCCGCAGTTTGGCATATATCCATTCCCAAGGCGTCTGCCACAGAGACATCAAACCACAAAACCTGCTAGTGGACCCCGACACTGCTGTTCTCAAGCTGTGTGATTTTGGAAG CGCAAAGCAGTTAGTTCGTGGCGAGCCCAACGTTTCGTACATCTGCTCACGGTATTACCGCGCCCCAGAACTCATCTTCGGAGCCACAGATTACACCTCCAACATTGATATCTGGTCAGCTGGCTGTGTTTTGGCAGAGTTACTGCTGGGGCAGCCCATTTTCCCCGGTGACAGCGGAGTTGACCAGCTAGTTGAAATCATTAAG GTTTTGGGCACGCCAACAAGAGAACAGATCCGGGAAATGAATCCCAACTATACGGAGTTCAAATTCCCTCAGATCAAAGCGCATCCCTGGACTAAG GTGTTTAAACCCAGGACGCCCCAAGAGGCCATTTCTCTGTGCTCTCGTTTGCTGGAATACACACCTGTGACACGTCTCTCTCCGCTGGAGGCCTGTGCTCACGCGTTCTTCGACGAGTTGCGCCAGCCCAACGCTCGCCTACCCAGCGGCCGAGAGCTACCCATGCTCTTCAACTTCAGCCCTGTGG AGCTGTCTATCCAGCCACAGTTGAACCCCACTCTCATTCCTCCTCATGCTCGGTCGCAGACGACGCCCGTTTCTCACG GCAGCATGTCGGACAGCTCAGCCCAGTCCAGCTCTGCACCGGGAGCCCTGAGCAACAGCTCCTGA